GATTCTGGCGTAGTCGTAGGCAATGGCGCAAGACGTTGTAGCCTTGAGCCGGTAACGCGGCGTGTCTTTTAAACAGTGATGGAAAACTCGTAAACACGCCTCATCAACACGCCGTTCAAAATGGCATGCGTCAATACTCAGATCATTGCGTTGGAACCCTCACGCCAAGGTACGCACCAACACTAAGTTGCAACCCAAAAAGACGAGGAAGGATACCCATGTCAGTTCATCCGATTTTGTTTCTGGGCGGATCCGGCGCCATCGGCCACCGTTCTGCCGAAGCGTTGCGTGCTGCCTATCCTGAGGTGCCGTTACTGATCGGCGGCCGCGACCTCGCCAAGGCTCAACAGGCTGCCGAGGAAATGGGCGGGGCGCAGGGCGTAGTCATTGATCCTGCTGCCGATGACCTGGGGCTGGGTGATCGCCCGGTCAGCGCCGTGGCGGTTTTCTATATGGATCATTCCCTGGCCGGACTGCGTTTCGCGCAGCAACGCAAGGTGCCGCACTTGAGCATTTCGTCCGGCATTTTCGAGATTGCGCCGCAAATCGCCAGTTACATCCATCGCCCTGACGCATCCCCAATCGTGCTGGGTTACGAATGGATGGTGGGCGCGACGACGGTGGCGGCGCTGCACATTGCTGAGGCGTTTGCCCGGGTGCGCGATATCCGCATTGATGCGCTGGTCGACGAGGAGGACGGCGGCGGGCCGACCGTGGCCAAGGATTTCGAGCACCTGAACAAGATGCTGCCCGCCGCCCTGACTCGGCGCGATGGCAATTACATCTGGCGTGAAGGTGAGGAGCAGAGCGTCAGCTTCCGTGCGCTGGACGGCACGTCGATGCAAGCCTCTGGCTTCTCGTCCATCGATGTTAGCGGGCTGGCTGCCGCTACCGACGCGCCAAATGTGCAGTTCAATCTGGCCAGCGGGGTCAGTTCTTCGCGGCGCGCGGGTCGGCCGATGTCGACTGAGATCCTTATCGAAATGGTCGGCGAGGATCGCAAGGGTCGGACGTTGCACACACGGCATGCCGTCGTTCACCCGGCAGGTGCCGCAGCGTTGACAGGGCTTAGCGTGGCCATGTTGCTGGAACGACTGCTCGGGCTGGATGGCAAGCCACCCACTCCGGCAGGTCTGTACTTCCCTTATCAGTTGCTCGATGCCGGTGCGTACCTGGAGCGTCTGAGCAAAGAGGGCGGTGAGTTGCTTGAATTGAAAGTGCAGTAAGGCAAGTTTCCTTCGTTAACGCCGATCGTTCTGATAGATCCGCTGGCGAGCCTTGATGTGCTCGCCAGCGGGCATTCGCGCTCAAGGCGAGTGCCAAAGCCCACCATCCGCCACCGGCACCTCACCCAGATCATAAGGATTGATCCCCTCAAGACACCCCACATTGAAACCAAACTCATGCGGATTGGTGCTGCGTCGATGATGGGTGTAAATGCCGCAGTTACCGCAGAAAAAATGCTCAGCCACTTGCTGGCCAAAGCTGTACTTCAACAACGCAGACTTACCGCGAATGACCTTCAAGTCCGTAGCCGGCACCGCTGCGACGATCGCGCCTCGGCGTTTGCAGAACGAACAGTCGCAGCGGTGGGGCGTGGGCAGGCCTTCGGGCAAGTGGATTTCGAGGATAACGGCGCCGCAGTGGCAACTCGCGCGGTGGTCACGGCGGATCAGCGTGTTGCCGATTTGTTTGAGCATGACTACGCCTCCATCCAGTCCACCGTTGCCGTTTCGCGCCATTTCACCTCGGTAATGCCGAACCGCTCGGCCTGGGGTTTGGAGATGACTTTCAACGGTGGCTTGCCAGGTTTGGGAATCGGCGCAATGCCGGCATCGCAGCTCGCCCAATGCCATGCGTCAGCATTGCGCATGGTTTTCGCGCGGATGACGAATGATTTTGGCTGGCCGTGAAGTTTGTATTCGATGACGAAGATGTCGACGTTGCTCATGAGTTCCTCCTTACGCTCATACGCAAATGAGTTTTGTCGACGAAAAAAATTCAAAGGATTTTCGCGGTTTGTTTCAGGCCGCTGGCAATTGTTTTGCTTTGAACGGTTGGAACCGGCGGTGGCCTAAAGATCGAGCGTCTGCCAGGCAGATACGCGGACGAACAGTCTCAACGAACTCACCCCCGGAGGTCCCGGTGAACAAGACGATCAGTGCCGAGGATCTGGATATTCTGCTCAAGCACAACGATGACGGTTCCCTGTTCAAATGGCTGCTTGCCAGTTTCCTGATGGGCAAGCGGATACAGGCCGAAATTGCCGCCGAAGCCTATCGGGTGATTGCCGATAAACACGGGCGCGATACACCGCGCAAGCTGGCTGCGTGCAGCCACCGTGAACTAGTCGCGATGCTCGGGGAGGCGCATTACGTGCGTTACGACGAGACCACCGCAGTGCGGCTGCACGCCTTGGCACGCAAACTTAACGATGAGTACTCGGGCAAGGTCAGCCATATGGTCGAGGCCAGCGCTGACCGCCAGGCGTTTGAGAAACGGCTGGCGGAGTTCGACGGCATCGGTCCGAAAACCGTGGAAATCTTCATGCGCGAAGCAAGCGCTGTACTTGGTTTTTGATCGCAGGCAGCAATCCAGTCACGGTCACTGCCGGGATCATTCGCAGGCTACCTGACTCGACGACCAGAACGATTGATCGCCAATAGGCACAGCCCGACCAGCAATGCAGCGCCTGCAACCAGGAGCGCCGAAGGTTGCATCGGTTGGCGCAAGCCTGCTGCTGTATGCCGCTGCGATATCGCCCGAGGTCGGGTTTCAATGGCTATTTCGTCAAGCGTCTGCAATGGCGTAATGACCTCTACCTGAAACGGCATTTCCTCGATGCTCAGACGCAGGCCGTCTGTCAGCTCAAGTGTCCGTGCGGTGATAGTGCCGACGATTCTGTCCGGATAAACCGGATCACCATTGGGATCGAGTTGGTCATACAGGAATTTCTGCCCTTCGAGCCAGCCCACGGCCGTTTGCAACTCGGGGCCCAGGTAATACTTGCCGTCGAGGAAAAACCCAGCAAATTGCGGCGCGCGCTCGACGCTTTCAATGCGATAACGCTCACCCGGTTTCATACCGGTTTCAAGGGCAATCATGGTCAATCCCTCCGCTGTAGGTTCAGCGGTAGAGAACAAGGATCGACCGTCGTTCCATGTAAAAGAGGAAAGGTAGCGGTTGTCCCGGAACGGACAGGCAAACGGTGAAAACAACTTCGTCCGGTGAAGGCCGGGCGAAGCAGCAGCGCTACAGGTCCAATGCTTTCGCCATGATGATCGTGCGCTCCGCCCCGTGGAACTCGTCGCGGATTTTCTGAAAGCCGAGCGAAGCGTAAAAGCCCTCCGCGGTGATTGAGGAGGGAACACGAAGCACCTCCACGCCTGCGTCGAGTGCGCTTGATTCAATCTGCGCCATCAGGTGTCTTCCAATGCCCTTGCCCTGATAGCGCGGGTCGACAAATACGCTGCGGACAACGTCCTTATCCATACTTGCCGTTGCGACGACTCGGCTGTCGATTGTTGCGACGAGTACCTGGCGTTCGGTCAACCATTGAAGGATCGCCTCAGGCGTAAAGTGTTGCGTCACTTGATTGATGATTTCCGGAGAATAATCCTGCGCATTGGACTCGCGCAGCGTGTGGGTGATGGTTCGACTGATGGCCGGCGCATCTGTATGCGTAGCCTTTCGAATCAGGTAATTGATCAAGCCAGCGCTCTCCCGATTTACGGCGTGGGTTGTTCGATCCGGTGCCTAATAGGCGATTCACAACGTCCGCGCTGATCAGTCCGGATCACTCAGGAGAGCAAACGCACACCCGAGCGGATCAGCCCCTTTGACGTCAATTCCCGAATCTTTTCCCGCAATGCGTCGCGCTCGGCCTTGGGCGTTATCGGATCGGCAGTCAGATACTGCCTGTCGCACCACGATTCGATTTGGCTGATCCAGTAATTCTGTCCGGCATGCCCCGTGTCGAGGCGGCTTAACAAGTAGCCGACTTGTTGCCAGGTCGGCAGCAGTTGGAAAATGGCGCTGCGCCGCGCCAACGGGAGTTCATGCCAGTCTTGATCAAGTTTGGCTTTCACTCCACGGATCAACAGCGGCCAGGACACTTTGTCCAGTCGCGCAATCACCACCGAAAAAACTTTATCCGACGGATCGTCGAGTGCCGCGAACAGTTCAGGCAATTGATCATCGCGAAGCAGGCGCGCTGCTGCCTGTCGCACGGTGACAAAAGCCGAGCGTAATGCGCGGGCATGCCAGTGCTCTGGCAACGTGTCAGCGAGTTCATTGGTCAGGCCGAGCACGCCCAGCCAGTGTTGTTTTGCTGTGGGCAAAGGTTGACTCAAGCGCTCGGCGAGGACCGTATGCGCCTCAACGTCGTTACGCGGTGCGGCCCACAGTGCCAGATTGCGCACCGCGGGTGACACATCCAATAAGGCTTCGCGCAGAACAGGTTTTGGATCGGCGAGGAGCGGGAGCAGCGCATACAGCACGAGCGCGCGGATTTTGGCGCCCGGGTGTGACATCGCTTCAAGCAGCAACGGCAGACGTTGTGCCGCCGGCAACATCGCACTCGCCGGCACTGCCATCAAGCGTACGGTCAACTCGCGATGCGCCAGAGCACTGCGCAGCAGGGTTTCGGGATTTTCAGGGTTTTCCAGCAACAGCGTAAACAGGTAGCGCGCGGTTTTACCCTGACGATGCAAGAAGTCGGCATACACCTCATCCCGGCATTCCGCCGATTGCAGCAGTGCGCGCACCGTCGACAGCGTCTGGCTGTGGTCGACCCGGCGTTGCGCTGCCAGTGCCATCAACGGTCCAAGGGCGGACAACCAAGCCTGAGTGTGGGCGGGCGACAAGTAGTGTTGCAGGCCTGCCGCCGCGAGGTCGCGCACCTGCGGGACCCAATCGTTCAGGCGTTCGATCAACACCGCCAATGCTTCGGCAGACGCTTGCCTGCACATTTCTCGCACAGCGACTTCACGAACAAAACCGTTGGCGTGATTACTTACGTCTGCCCATGTGCCGGTGCTGCCGACGTGAGCGAGTATTTCCAGCGCCTCGTTGCGTCGGTAGTCCTCATAAGTGGCAGGCTGTCCTTGCTTGCGTGCCAACCGGGTCAGCCAGTCTTGTGTGGTGTTCATCGGGCAGTGCGTCCTTGCGGGGGCAAATTGTTTTGCGCAAAAGCGTCAGCCTACGCGACTGGCGCCCGAGCACAAAATATCTTCGCTGCCATCCGGGCAGTGCGACGAGCCACGGCGCGTCGCCATAATTCAGGATGGATTGTCCATGGCCCAGACACACCTTCGCCCGACACAGGCCGGGCGAAGGTGCACAACGCAATCGCGATCAATAATCCCAGATCGCCGGAATCCAGCGAAACGCCTCGCCATTCACGGCAACACGGCCCACCGATGGAAACGGCAGGTGCGTGGCGACAAACAGTTCGCCACTGGCCGCAGCTTCCTGCAATAGCCGGACGCGCACGCGCACCGCTTCATTCGGGTCGTGCTCGAAGCCGTTGTGCCAGTCCGGGTGGTCGAAGGCCACCGGGAACAGGGCGTCGCCGGCGAAGGTCAGGCGTTCGTCGCCGGAGCTCACGTAGACCACGCAGTGGCCCGGGGTGTGGCCGCCGGTGAGTTTGGCGACGACGCCAGGGGCGACTTCGAACGTGTCTTCGAAGATCCGCAGTTTGCTTTGATATTGCTGGATGAACGCGTTGGCGGTGGAGCGCAATACATCCGGCACCGGTGCGGGCATGTCGGTATAAGTGAAGTCCGGCGAGGTCCAGAAGTCGACTTCGGTGGCGGTGACGTGGATGCGCACGTCGTCGCGCAGACGGTTTTTCACGGTGTCGACGAGCAGGCCGCCGATGTGGTCCATGTGCATGTGGGTGATTACGATGTCGGTGACATCGCGTAGGTCGATACCGGCCGCCGCGAGGCGTTTGGGAAATTGTCCGGCGCGGGGGAACCCGGGGAACTGCCCGCCGAGGCCGGCGTCGACGAGGATCACCTGTTCGCCGCTACGCACCACCAGCACGTTGAGTGCCCAGTCGAATGCGTCGGGGCCCAGATACATCTCCTTGAACCACGCAGCACGGGCTTCGGGATCGGCGTTGGTCGACATGGTCTGGGTCGGCAGCGGCAGGACGCCGTCGCTGATCACCATCACGTCGATGTCACCCAGGCGCAGCGCGTAGCGCGACGGCACCAGTTCTTCGGGCGGGGTTTGCAGGGTTGCGCTATTGGCGGTGAAGGAATCCAGATGCACGGTCATGGTGTTCTCCTTGTACTCAGGCAAGACATCGGTTCGAGGTTGAAGGGGGGCGATCAAGCCACCGGAATTGCCGGGTCGGCAGCGGCCAGCGCGGCGCTGCGCTCGGCGGCCGGCGGGTAGATCCACACGCTGTTGATTTGCGTCTTCAATTCTTTGGCTTCGGCTTTCACCAGTTTCAGTTGGCGATCCCAGCCCTCGGTGTACACGGCGCCCCAGGCACCCAGGTCAAGGCAGGTAACGTACTTCGGCTGACGGTAAGTGGTTGGCGCCACGCCGAGCAGATCGGCGACGGCGTTGTTGCCAGCGTGACGACCGAGGCTGATGGCGTGCTGGCAAGACATCACCGAGAAGTTACCGACGTCGTCGGTGGCGGCGCGGGCGACATCGCCGGCGGCGAATACGTGATCGAGACCTTGCACTTTGAGGTTGCCATCGACGTGCAGACGACCCTGGACGTCGCGTTCGGCGTTGAGCTGTTCAGTCAATGGACTGGCGCGGAAACCCACGGTCCAGATCACCGTGTTGCTTTCGATGTGGCGGCCATCGGCGAGAGTTACGCCGTTGGCATCCACGCCGGCGACCGAGGCGTCGACGATCCACTCAATGCCCAGTTCTTTCGAGGCTTCGATGATGGACGGGCGAATCCCGTCGCCCATGGTCGCGGCGATGTCTTTGCTGCGATCAACGATGATCACTCGAACGTCTTGACCCTCACCCAGAATGGCGCGCAAACGGGCCGGCATTTCGGTTGCGGTTTCGATCCCGGTGAAGCCTCCGCCGGCGATGACCACAGTGTTGCGGGCCTTGCTGGCCGGCTGACTGGCCAGCGAGATCAGGTGGCGTTCCAGCCGCGCCGAAGATTCGATCTGGTCAACGTCGAAGGCGTGTTCTTTCAGGCCCGGCACTGGCGGACGGGCCAGTTGGCTGCCGCTGGCCAGCACCAGGCGATCGTAAGAAAGTTCGCCCGGGCGACCGTTTTCATCGCGATAGCCGACGCGACGTGCCTGGCCGTCGATGCTTTCAGCGGTGCCTTTGACGAAGCGCACACCGACAGCGTCGAAAAGTGCGTCGAGCGGCGCATACATGCTGTGCACGTCGGGTTCGTAGAAACGCGGACGGATGCGCAGTTCGGCTTGCGGGGCGAGCAGAGTGATCTCCACGTCGTGACGGTCATGCATGTCCAGCAAACGCGCGGCGCTCAACGTGCTCCAGAGTCCGCCGAATCCTGCACCGATCACCAATAATTGCTGTTTCATAAAATGCTCCCTGACGCTGATGGTTGGATAAACCGAGTCGTGGTTTCGACTCTGGCGAGACGATCACTGGCCGCCGCAAACTGCTTGCCGTACTGCATGGCGCTTAGTCGCCCGCTGTCGAAAACAATGCTATGGCGTCGGGGCTGCGGGCGCAGTTGTCCATCGGTGTGCGTCGATTACGCATGCGTTGAGGGGAGGTATACGAAGGTATCGAACTGTTGGCGCTGCCGAAGGCGGCGATCTGTTGATCTTGCTTTTAAAGGGCAACAGCAAAAGATCGCAGCCTTCGGCAGCTCCTACGCGGGAGGTGTTTTATTCAGGGTTTGTTTGATATGGCTGAGCAAGTCATCAGCCTGGAAGGGCTTGGGCAGGCAAGCCACCACTCCGGGGACTCGGGTGTTCACGTCATCGGGATGAGCAGTGACGAAAATCACCGGAATGCGCCAGCCTTGCGCGTGCAATGCCTCATGGAGTTGCAGGCCGCTCATGCCGGGCATCTGGATATCGGAAATCAGGCAGTGCGTCTGCGAGGGGCCTGTTGATTGAAGAAACGCGCAGGCGCTGGAATAGCTCAGCACCCGGTAGCCACTGGCGCGCAGCAAGCTGTTCAGCGCACTGCGAATGGCCTCGTCGTCGTCAACCACTGCAATGACAACCGTGTTGTGCATAAGGCTCCCTGGCCGGATGGGCACGCGTTACGACTCCTGTCGTTCTTGCACCATACGCCGTCCGCACTGGCGCAAAACTATACCTAGGTATAGTCGGTCGAGACCCTTTGACTCTCAGCCGTTCGGGCCATCAGCCTTCACGGCTGAAGCGGCTGCGGTAATCACGCGGTGAAATCGACAGGTGCCGCTGAAAGCAGGCGCGCAGCCGCTCTTCGTCACCAAAGCCGCAGAGACGCGCGACCTTGTCGATGTTGTGCGCTGAGTTTTCCAGCAGACGCTTGGCCGCTTCGAGGCGGAACAATTCGATGGCTTTGGACGGCGTGCGGCCGGTGCTCTGTTTGTAGACCCGGGTGAAGTTGCGCAGGCTCATTCTGGCCTGCTCGGCGAGACGCTCCACACTCAGCTTGGGATCGCCGAGGTTGTCCATCAGCCACAGGTGCAGTGAGTCGAACAACGGACTTTCCTGCACTTGCGCTTGCAGCAGCGTGCTGTATTGCGCCTGACCACCGGGGCGCTTGAGGTACACCACCAGTTCGCGAGCGACCTGCAAGGCCACTTCGCGGCCGCCATCAGCCTCGACCAGCGCCAGCGCCAGATCGATACCGGCCGTGACCCCGGCCGATGTCCACACCGAACCTTGCTGGATGAAGATCGCATCGGCATCCACCTCGATTGCCGGGAAGCGCTCGCGCAACGTTTCGCAAATGGCCCAATGCGTCGCGGCGCGACAGCCGTCGAGCAGGCCGGCCTTGGCCAGCAGGAATGCGCCGCTGCACACCGAGACCACGCGTTGCGCGCTTGGCGCCTTGCGACGCAGCCAGTCGGTCAGTTGACCATGCTCGTCGAGGGTCTGGCAGATGTCCGGTGCACCGGGGACGACGAGGGTGTCCAGCGTGGCAATGTCCAGATCGCGTAGCGCGCGGGTGTCCACGGCCAGACCTTCGACGGTGTACACCAAACCGCCGTCAAGGCTGGCGGTGTGCAGTTGATAACCGGGTTGACCGCGTTCGGCCAAGGCTTTGCTCGCCGCCCAGAACACCGTTTGTGCGCCGCTGAGGTCGAGCAGGCTCATGCGCGGGTAGGCAATGAACACCACGTCGCGTGATTGCGCGGCAGAAGTGCGAGGCTGTGGGAAGGCGCTGGACATCAAAATCTGCCTGTTCAATCGGCTGAAGTGGGGCGGAGGCGACATGGCCGATTTTCAGGGTTTTCTGGCCTGTCGGCAACGCGCGCCGACTGCTAGCCTGCTGCGCGACCGTTTGGCTGGCCTCTGGCTGCGTTTGCCATCATGGACTAGATTTATTCACCTGCACATCGTACGCGTTGCGATCTCGCCGAGGAGACAGCATGACCCTGTGGTCGCATTCCAGCCCCAGCCCCAGCCCCAGCGCCAACCCGCCGACGTTGCGCGAGCCAGTGGTTTATGTGGTCGACGACGACGCCTCGATGCGCCAGGCCCTCGACGGTTTGCTGCGCTCCATCGGCCTGCAGGTGCAGACCTTCGAAACCTCCCAGGATTTTCTCGCATCGGCCAAACGTGACGTGCCCGGTTGCCTGGTGCTCGATGTGCGCCTGCGCGGTGAAAGCGGTCTGACTTTACAGGAGCAGATGGAAAAGACCGGCGTGCGCATTCCCATTGTGTTCATGACCGGACACGGCGATATCGCCATGACCGTCAAGGCGATGAAGGCCGGCGCGGTGGACTTTCTCGCCAAGCCGTTTCGCGATCAGGACATGCTCGACGCCGTGGCCAGCGCGCTGGCCCGCGACAGTGCGCGGTTGCTTGCCGAGCAGTCTGGCGCGGTTATGCGCCAGGCCTACGAGACATTGACGGTGCGCGAACGTGAGGTGCTCAGTTTTGTCATTGTCGGGCTGATGAACAAACAGATCGCCGCGCAACTCAACCTCAGTGAAGTGACGGTGAAAGTTCATCGCGGCCAGATGATGAAGAAACTTTCGGCACGCTCGGTGGCGGATCTGGTGCGCATCGCCGAAGCCCTGGGCATCGAGCCGGCGCGGCGCAACGCTTGAACGGCGGTCTTCGCTAAAAATCGCGGGTCATCCACCGCGTGGCAGAAAACCCTTTGACGGTGTCGACACAGATGGCCAGCAAAAAACAGATTTTGTGGGACGACGGCGAGCGGGTGTTTACCCGCGAACGCGGCCAGGGGGAGGGCAGCCGCAATGTTCTGGTAATGCGCCCGACCCTCGCTCAGCCGCTGCCTGCGACCCTCGATCGACTGGCGCACGAATACAACCTCAAGGACGATCTCAACGGTGAATGGGCGCTGCAACCGCAAGCCCTTGAACGCGCAGGCGCAACCACGCGTCTGCTGTTCGACGACCCCGGCGGCGAGCCGCTGTCACGTTTATTGATCGCGCCGCTGGACACCGAAACCGGCCTGCTGCTGGCCATCAACATCGCCGTGGCGCTGGGCCGCCTGCACCAGTGCGGGCTGGTGCACAAAGACCTCAAGCCGCAACACATTCTGGTCAATTGCAGCGACGGCCAGACACGCCTGACCGGCTTCGGCCTC
This region of Pseudomonas sp. R84 genomic DNA includes:
- a CDS encoding MBL fold metallo-hydrolase, with protein sequence MTVHLDSFTANSATLQTPPEELVPSRYALRLGDIDVMVISDGVLPLPTQTMSTNADPEARAAWFKEMYLGPDAFDWALNVLVVRSGEQVILVDAGLGGQFPGFPRAGQFPKRLAAAGIDLRDVTDIVITHMHMDHIGGLLVDTVKNRLRDDVRIHVTATEVDFWTSPDFTYTDMPAPVPDVLRSTANAFIQQYQSKLRIFEDTFEVAPGVVAKLTGGHTPGHCVVYVSSGDERLTFAGDALFPVAFDHPDWHNGFEHDPNEAVRVRVRLLQEAAASGELFVATHLPFPSVGRVAVNGEAFRWIPAIWDY
- a CDS encoding GNAT family N-acetyltransferase, with amino-acid sequence MNYLIRKATHTDAPAISRTITHTLRESNAQDYSPEIINQVTQHFTPEAILQWLTERQVLVATIDSRVVATASMDKDVVRSVFVDPRYQGKGIGRHLMAQIESSALDAGVEVLRVPSSITAEGFYASLGFQKIRDEFHGAERTIIMAKALDL
- a CDS encoding GlxA family transcriptional regulator, with the protein product MSSAFPQPRTSAAQSRDVVFIAYPRMSLLDLSGAQTVFWAASKALAERGQPGYQLHTASLDGGLVYTVEGLAVDTRALRDLDIATLDTLVVPGAPDICQTLDEHGQLTDWLRRKAPSAQRVVSVCSGAFLLAKAGLLDGCRAATHWAICETLRERFPAIEVDADAIFIQQGSVWTSAGVTAGIDLALALVEADGGREVALQVARELVVYLKRPGGQAQYSTLLQAQVQESPLFDSLHLWLMDNLGDPKLSVERLAEQARMSLRNFTRVYKQSTGRTPSKAIELFRLEAAKRLLENSAHNIDKVARLCGFGDEERLRACFQRHLSISPRDYRSRFSREG
- a CDS encoding NAD(P)-dependent oxidoreductase, with the translated sequence MSVHPILFLGGSGAIGHRSAEALRAAYPEVPLLIGGRDLAKAQQAAEEMGGAQGVVIDPAADDLGLGDRPVSAVAVFYMDHSLAGLRFAQQRKVPHLSISSGIFEIAPQIASYIHRPDASPIVLGYEWMVGATTVAALHIAEAFARVRDIRIDALVDEEDGGGPTVAKDFEHLNKMLPAALTRRDGNYIWREGEEQSVSFRALDGTSMQASGFSSIDVSGLAAATDAPNVQFNLASGVSSSRRAGRPMSTEILIEMVGEDRKGRTLHTRHAVVHPAGAAALTGLSVAMLLERLLGLDGKPPTPAGLYFPYQLLDAGAYLERLSKEGGELLELKVQ
- a CDS encoding PBS lyase, encoding MNTTQDWLTRLARKQGQPATYEDYRRNEALEILAHVGSTGTWADVSNHANGFVREVAVREMCRQASAEALAVLIERLNDWVPQVRDLAAAGLQHYLSPAHTQAWLSALGPLMALAAQRRVDHSQTLSTVRALLQSAECRDEVYADFLHRQGKTARYLFTLLLENPENPETLLRSALAHRELTVRLMAVPASAMLPAAQRLPLLLEAMSHPGAKIRALVLYALLPLLADPKPVLREALLDVSPAVRNLALWAAPRNDVEAHTVLAERLSQPLPTAKQHWLGVLGLTNELADTLPEHWHARALRSAFVTVRQAAARLLRDDQLPELFAALDDPSDKVFSVVIARLDKVSWPLLIRGVKAKLDQDWHELPLARRSAIFQLLPTWQQVGYLLSRLDTGHAGQNYWISQIESWCDRQYLTADPITPKAERDALREKIRELTSKGLIRSGVRLLS
- a CDS encoding GFA family protein, yielding MLKQIGNTLIRRDHRASCHCGAVILEIHLPEGLPTPHRCDCSFCKRRGAIVAAVPATDLKVIRGKSALLKYSFGQQVAEHFFCGNCGIYTHHRRSTNPHEFGFNVGCLEGINPYDLGEVPVADGGLWHSP
- a CDS encoding DUF6555 family protein; this translates as MSNVDIFVIEYKLHGQPKSFVIRAKTMRNADAWHWASCDAGIAPIPKPGKPPLKVISKPQAERFGITEVKWRETATVDWMEA
- a CDS encoding response regulator, encoding MHNTVVIAVVDDDEAIRSALNSLLRASGYRVLSYSSACAFLQSTGPSQTHCLISDIQMPGMSGLQLHEALHAQGWRIPVIFVTAHPDDVNTRVPGVVACLPKPFQADDLLSHIKQTLNKTPPA
- a CDS encoding NAD(P)/FAD-dependent oxidoreductase, encoding MKQQLLVIGAGFGGLWSTLSAARLLDMHDRHDVEITLLAPQAELRIRPRFYEPDVHSMYAPLDALFDAVGVRFVKGTAESIDGQARRVGYRDENGRPGELSYDRLVLASGSQLARPPVPGLKEHAFDVDQIESSARLERHLISLASQPASKARNTVVIAGGGFTGIETATEMPARLRAILGEGQDVRVIIVDRSKDIAATMGDGIRPSIIEASKELGIEWIVDASVAGVDANGVTLADGRHIESNTVIWTVGFRASPLTEQLNAERDVQGRLHVDGNLKVQGLDHVFAAGDVARAATDDVGNFSVMSCQHAISLGRHAGNNAVADLLGVAPTTYRQPKYVTCLDLGAWGAVYTEGWDRQLKLVKAEAKELKTQINSVWIYPPAAERSAALAAADPAIPVA
- a CDS encoding response regulator transcription factor; the encoded protein is MTLWSHSSPSPSPSANPPTLREPVVYVVDDDASMRQALDGLLRSIGLQVQTFETSQDFLASAKRDVPGCLVLDVRLRGESGLTLQEQMEKTGVRIPIVFMTGHGDIAMTVKAMKAGAVDFLAKPFRDQDMLDAVASALARDSARLLAEQSGAVMRQAYETLTVREREVLSFVIVGLMNKQIAAQLNLSEVTVKVHRGQMMKKLSARSVADLVRIAEALGIEPARRNA
- a CDS encoding DNA methylase, encoding MNKTISAEDLDILLKHNDDGSLFKWLLASFLMGKRIQAEIAAEAYRVIADKHGRDTPRKLAACSHRELVAMLGEAHYVRYDETTAVRLHALARKLNDEYSGKVSHMVEASADRQAFEKRLAEFDGIGPKTVEIFMREASAVLGF
- a CDS encoding short chain dehydrogenase, with product MIALETGMKPGERYRIESVERAPQFAGFFLDGKYYLGPELQTAVGWLEGQKFLYDQLDPNGDPVYPDRIVGTITARTLELTDGLRLSIEEMPFQVEVITPLQTLDEIAIETRPRAISQRHTAAGLRQPMQPSALLVAGAALLVGLCLLAINRSGRRVR